TGCTCCATGGCTACTTTGTGCCTCCAATCTCTCTTTTAACCTCTTCGGCTGTCAAAATACACATTCTACTTTCTCACAGACATCTCTGGTTCACTTCTAACTGATTATTGAATCTCATTAATGTTTGCTTTCGCTTCAGATTGGTAGAAGAGCTTACTGTTACCCATAAGGAAGCAGCTCTTAGAAGATCTCGTGAAGAAATCCGAAACCAAGTTCTTCAGATCCTGGTCTTGCTTCAGAAGTAAGTGCTACTGCACAGAAGTTTTCTGCTTAGTTAATGTTTCTTTTGCAATTTGATCTAATGGGTTTTCTTGTGCTGCCAAGATGCAAGGGCACACAGTTTGAAGCAGTCTGGGACAAGTACAGGGACGACCCAAACTTAAGAACTCTTTCATCATCCTTATGCAAAGAGACTGCGGCTGTGGTATAGAACTATATATATTGGACCTAGTACTTGCATTCTGTATGTATGATTCATGAAAACAACTTTCGGTTCTTACTGCCGAATTTGGGAATTTACAGGTTGCTCACTGATGGGGATCGAAGGTTCTGAAGTTGTCAGTGAAGAATTGCTTTGAAGGTATGTATTACTCAATAGTTGGTGTAAATTTGTCATCCAGTTGCAATGTTTTCACTCATTGATGATTTTGAAGACCCTTAGACCGTATTCAGTGTTAGAGTTCATAGTTGCATTCAATTAGAACAGTTGTACCTGCGTCCTAATTCAAGTAACTTCTATAATAATTAGATTAATAGAGAGAGATGATCCTTATGCTGTTAAGAGGAAATAGAAGGAAATCTAGCTAACTGACTGTTGAATGCATTCGAGAATTCAAAACTATCATGTATATTTACATTATTTTTAAATCAAAATATCTTTTATCACCTTGTATGTCACCACATTGTTTATGCCACTCAAACAATAAAAGGAAATCAAAAGAAGCATCATCATCCGCATCTCCCTCAAACCCATTGCTCACAAACGATTCACCAAAATTACGACCACTGGCTCTAGGGATAAAACTTGCAAGCCGTCGTATGTActtgaatgaagaagaaaaaagaaaaataatttttttggggGAATCAACTCCAAGTGCAGGCAAAACCCCTTAAGAGGTATACTAAAGCCTCTTTCAGGGAAGAACAGAGTCAGTCTAGTTTTTTAATCTCTAATACCAATTCTCTGATTTTGCTGAAGCACTTCATATCCAGCTTCATGTACAATCGCTGCAATGACCTGCATCCTATCATAGCATATCTGTCTATTTGATTTTCATATTTCTCATACAATGCGGGTACCGTGAGAACCAAAAAAAGACCtgcatgataaacaacataacactAATAAACCAAGAGAAGGACATACTATTCTATAAACATTGGCGATATAAATTTTATGTTTCATGAGCTATTTGGATATGATATGGATATTGCGAGATTGAGACTAACAAAACGTACTGGTGTAGCCCAACGTCAGAAAATCTGTCCAGCCACCAATGATCGAAAGCAGCAGGAGAGCTCCAGCCACTTTAAAAAACAGGTCCGAGTTCTTCCCTAGTGCAATATCCAAAGAAACAGAAGAAAATGCATTTACCCGACTTCGTATTATAGCTGCTGCTTCATTCATAACTTCTTCTGAAATATGTAATTCTGGTAATGGTGGAGGTGGTCTGTAATCGAGAACCGTAACAGTTTTAGTGAATAGTTTACAACAAAGATACCCCAGAAAATACAATCAACCTTGCTGTTAAATGCAATACTCTGTTCActttgttttgatatcttgttacACTAGTGTGTGGTTCTGCAACAGTATTGTAAAGACTGTTTGTGCCCCAAATCATATTGAAAGAAAGTGGGCGAACTAGAGCTTACATTACCTGTTGAGAATGGAAGCAGATTTTGCCCAGACAAAGAAAATGATAACCAGTAGAAGAAGAACACTAGACACCAGCGATAATAGAGTATAGCCCGATTTTTCGAACACTACCCACACAGCAAATGTCACCAACAATAATCCAGAAGTTAGATTTTGCCGCCTCCATAGGATTATGTCTGCAACTGTTAAGCAATAGACAACATGAAACACATTAGATTTTTACCCAAATTTTAGTACCAGTTTTAGTAACTCTAGTATTACACCAGCAATTAgattaagaagaaaataaaaagatcgGTCCTTTGTTTTTTTAGTATGATCAGACAAAGAATGGATAGAACTTACTGAATCCTGCACCTAGAAGCTCATGTATAGTCCTTTGTCTACCAAACAATCGATCCGGCGAAGAATTCATCTTACAATCCATACCTAAACTCCAATTTGATCGATTTTATGATGTCGATTGAATAACAGATCATCAGAGAGTAAAGATTGTGAGCTGATTTTCCAGCTCTAGTTTCAGAGAAAGCAAGAAATGAGAAAAGAggagaaaagaaataaataaaaaagaagaagaaaaggactcTTCAACTTGTTGAAATTGTGGGGGAGTTGGCTGTTTCGGTGTACAGCCTGAAAAGTGTCAAACCCACTCATTCACATCTCTTTATCGTTTTTCCCTCTTTGGttctatattttcttttttaCATTTTACCCGATTAAAACTCCGATTCGGTCCTGACTCACCTAAATCAAAGTGGTAAACGATTTTAAATATCATTCATCCGGCTCACTGATCACATCAAATGAATTATTTTTCGACCGATTGGAATTGGAATTAGGATGTATCACTAGGTAACGACTTGGATTAACCTTGGCGGTGCAAGTATGTGGGACCTTGAAGAATCATCGAATGGGGTCCCATTCATTTTAGCCAATAATAGTGTACGTCCAGTTTAGGATAGTGGACCACGACTGCCTGACTGGGCATCACATTAGATTCCAAACATGATATGTTACCATGTGTGATGTTTCATCagaaaattaataagaaaatttgCTTAGGGAATCTCCGAACTCACAGCCGTTACCAAAATATTAGGACCCTAGGTTTGCGTTTTCTATCTATCTTCTTGGTGTATGATCATTGTATTTGTAACACAGTGTAACATGAACTTGCCTAATGGGTTGTGAAGAATGTAAGCCATATGGCATGGTTAGTCCCACCAGTCTGGCTCCTACAACCCCTTACGGTCGATCATAAGATGGGGTAGCATTGTATctattttaattataaaaaattaaaaaaaaaaacaaaaaaaaaatcttaaatccaACCCAAACCACTCAAGTATCTCGTTTTGTAAGACTACTAGTCCGTGATTTGGGTGGATATATTTTTCCTAAAGCAAATCCGATTCATTAAACACAAAAGAATTAAATACTCGTGGAATAACTCCCGAAGGAAACATGTCTCATCTCATATTTACATGAGATTTTCTAGGTAGCTTAGCTAATGCATCAGCCTGCCTGCTACATTTTCTATTTACATACACACATTTAAATTTTACAAGTGAGGAAATGCCGACTTTACAATTATTTATAATGGAAAAAATTTTCCACTGTGATGTAGCAAGAGCTTCTTTAATAGCCCGAATTAGAGTGAAATTGTCTGAAACATAAATAATTTTCTCTAAATGAAGAAGGTTAGATCAATTAATGAATGAAAGCAGGGACTGAGCTTTAGCATTTACTACCGAGTCTGCATAGATTTTCCAATATCTAGCTGCTCTAAAGACTCTATTGGCTTTGTACCAGATGATATCACAACATGCAAGATTACAATTGTTAGTTCTAGGAGCATCAACAAACATAAACTCACATTTTGTATGACTCATAAGAAAATCATATTTTTCGAAGATTTCGGAGGACTATAAAGTTCCAAAAATACTAGATTGACTTTGGCTTTCTCCCGAAAAATACGTCGCCATGACCCACTTTCATGGCACACATCCAAATACTAGAGCAACTCCTAAAGGGTATCCGATTTCTATTTGGGAGATGTTTCGCCATGACCCACTTTCATGGCACACATCCAAATACTAGAGCAACTCCTAAAGGGCATCCGATTTCTATTTGGGAGATGTTTCAGGACAAAACTCTCCCTTCAAATTTATTGATATACTCCTTATTCCTTCAATTTACTGATATGCATCCCATatttaaaaaaaagaagagatatTGTCAGTTTTTTAATTTGGCCTATCACCTTGACCAGAGTCACATATACGACCAAGATGGTTGACTCTATTTGGGCCTCGGCTAAAACAGCCAGCTATAATAACCCTTCGTATTTGAACTTTGACTACAAGTAGATACAAGATACCAAACATGGTCAGTTAGTATGTGGCCAGAATAGGTAACGTATCAAACAACAATATGAGGACAGTTCTGATCAGAGCCGATCCTGAGAAATGAGTGGAATGAATCAGCCTCTTTCTCGACATACAATCACCTTTCTCTCTCCTCAATTGCTCTGCTTGTGACAAAAACTTTCATGAGCCTTGAAGGAGTGCTCGGAAGGTTTGTCGGCACGATTCGGAGGTTTTGACAAGGGAAGATAAGTTCCCATTATATGATGTTATGATTTATGTAGGTTGTTTTTGAAAaatcaggggtctaacaaccacacccaatattttgtttaggcaatctgtatggactaactccaatatatttccaagagaatcaactagacagtcagactcaatcatggAATTTACATccaagaattatatctcaatttctcaaatcaatctgcaatcgaacagatagaaatctgtgagcctgattgatatgagaaataacttgaacggcaatcaacaaccaaaggtcggatttaccaattgattgaactacgaacaacctgtgatatttcaattatataaacaaatataatgtggaaaagaaataacacagataccagaaattttgttaacgaggaaaccgcaaatgcagaaaaatcctgggacctagtccagatttgaacaccacactgtattaagttgctacagactctagcctactaccaattaacttcggactggaatgtagttgagccctaaccaatctcacactgattaaggtatagtcgcgttccttacgcctcttgaaccacgccggattctgcgcacttgattcccttagatgatctcacccacaactaagagttgctacgacccaaagtcgaagacttgataaacaaatccgtctcgcacagaaaagtctattgaataaataaatctgtctcccacagaaatacctacgagtttttgtttcgtcttttgataaatcaaggtgaacatgaaccaattgatacaccggacttataatcccgaagaacagcctagtaatatcaaactcctcacaataatcttaatcgtatggaagtgaaacaagatattgtggaatcacaaacgatgagacaaatatgtttgtgactactttttatcttacatatCGTAGATTaagtctcgagcaaatcttagagaagattacgCAACACGATAGGACAAAGTAAGATCATAtaacgcaactacatagaaaatagttgggtctggcttcaaaatcccaatgaagtctttaagtcattaacgtataatggttttaggaaaacctatgttaaaaaaataacacagataccagaagttttgttaatgaggaaaccgcaaatgcagaaaaaccccgggacctagtccaactttgaacaccacattgtattaagctgcaacaggcactagcctactaccaatgaacttcagactggaatgtagttgagccctaatcaatctcacactgatcaaggtacagttgcgctccttacgtctctgaaccccagcaggattctaggcacttgattcccttagttgatctcacccataaacaagagttgctatgacttaaagtcaaagacttgataaaaaaatatgtctcacacagaaaagtctattggaatacataaatctgtttcccatacaaatacctatgagttttgtttcgtcttttgataaatcaaggtgcacgtgaaccaattaataaattggacttatattcctgaagaacaactagtattatcaatcacctcacaataatcttaatcgtatggaagcgaaacaagatattgtggaatcacaaacgatgagacgaagatgtttttgactacttaatcttacctataggagataaatctcaagcaaatcttagcaaagatagtactaaatcacgatagtaaaagtaagatcagaactcGTAACTACAAAGaacatagttgggtctggattcacaatcccaatgaagttttcaagtcgttaacctacagggtttcttgaaaaacctaaggttaaaggagaatcgactctagtcgcaactagcatcacacagaaggtgtggggattagatttcccagttgctagagttctcccttatatagttttcaaatcagggttttcaatctaagttaccttggtaacaaaccatTCCATATtttccgttagatgaaaacctcattagactcaagctaatatctttcaaccgttagatcgaacttagcgtgttacacaaatgaaatgtactctcatttaggtttgagtaaccgtacctaaacgtgtacactaggttggctcaacagtagttaaccgaggttagctatatgaatcctctcatatcaaccatattcatcttaaccacaagtggttcaaatgactcaaatgaaactagttatagagttgttcaatttctatattcttatagaagtatacaagaacacaattgaggcaaaatcagtttgatacactcgaatcaattcatgaacattatagccacggtttgcataaaatgcattccttaatatataaatgtactagttcatgaacaaaccgattttagaactttaaccactcaagtatgcaaatgggtacgaaTACTTAAGTATCCgtactgagtttgggttcgccagtatgcaaacgggtacgcatacttccaaacacgaCAGAAATTaccggacccaaacccttcgccaatacgcgtacgggtGTACGTAGGcactcggaatttcacaactgacaggtacgcacacgggtatgcatactatagttctagTCGTGGATCGCATATATGCAAGAATGCAtattatgttcataatccaatgatgattaagtgttctaaactctatttcaatcattgaaactttcttagaggatgacactAGCTATTTTCACGaagtattagcatcaaagcaattttcaagttattgaaataattattacaaaacattccaagtctacaccaaatgattgtatcacacaaaccatgtaagatgctactcggcgattttcacatgaccatcttttgactttcttcaagaatataagatgaacttggttgaagcgaaagcttaccaacacatatttcgataaatatgcaagcgagttaaagccagctcgaaatctcaaatatgcataatcgaatactatatagtaatacgacttttatctcaatataggagatagagtagaaatagactttccaagtgatagatgagttttagtctccacataccttttgttgataaagttccacaagctctccttagtagttcttcgtcttcaattgatgaacgccgtgaagtctaatgctcaactacacaatctatcctagtctgagacatcactataagtagactagaaatcaagacttatagttttgatcactaacattgacaaaacaagcttgatatagcaacgcttgtgagttcgaccgagaagtgctctaacaactgtctcacacaaactattagcttcaaagcaattttcaagtgatcaatagatcaatacgaaccatttcgagtctacatcaaatgactgtctcacacaaatcatgtaagatgttaccaggagattttcacgtgatcatcttttgactttcgtcaagaataaagatgaacttggttaaggccaaagcttaccaacacatatttcgagaaatatgtaagcgagttaaactcaactcgtaatatcaaatgtgtatactaTACATTCTATATAGCTACACtatttttgtctcaataggagatagaatgtaaataaatgagttcaagtctccacataccttttgttgatgacgtTCCACAAgattcccttagtagttcttcatcttcaatcgatgaatgtcgtgaagtctaatgctcaactacacattctatcatagtccgatacatagctataagtagactagaaatcaagacttatagttttggaaattaaacttgacaacaatcttaagatagcaacgcttgcgaattcgaccgagcagtgctctaacaatctccccctttgtcaattttattgacaaaactatcaatacatatggattacaaaataaataaactttttagcttctcatccaaatgcttgatttcctcggTTGTttaacattactcaaaatcttcgttacttccaagtactccggtgattctgaacgtgttcaactcagcatcatagttgttgaagatccgtagccataacaataaaaaaacagttgttctcaattattgtaatacagtgtcatagtattgttacacaacatcaaagtccaattgtatcacaactttgacaataatactacggtgatatgtatcactcttccTTAGTCaatataatgaaaaccactcccccttacataatgatctgtaaaccatatgtatttgtagtatgaactacacattaattctccccccttttgtcaatataaattagcaaaggtacgaaaactagtgggatcataatgaaattctcatagagatacttcatgactaactgagaacatatcaactttgtttcaatgatttcacatagtcgaaacttagtgtgttcatcaaggagtttataaagatacaagaaaactcctacattattacacaaccgcactccccacagagATTTgggaattaagcacaagttcaattaagaactctcccacataaaatatcattctcgaaagaacaacaagagcgaccttacttttgcaagaaaaaaaggatttctttggacattaaagaattacatgaaacatgaatttgtatccaaaaaaactcaattaaattaaccacaagagaacctatgattaatttaatcggaagtgctcaacataagagaacttacagagccatacagtactttcacatagaagtagatcagggaaagatcaatactcggaatattcaaagattcaatatatttttcatcaatatatttgcataatgatatcatagatttaatctttgcaaatcaaaagttcatcctatcttccataaatatttgcataatgacataataggcttaacttttgatatatatataggacaatcatagttcatggacgcaaacacacatatcccgtaacaatttttgcaatatataaaaccaataaaaattaatactgcaaaatcatcttccaaataaactttacaatttaaataaataaatctaaaagcattgcaagatgaaaatcgttggcaatagcaatgtgtaatcacaaaataagctattccaaaccctagttatccttcttaaaacacaagaataaattctcataaaaagtttcctagacattgtagagctttctcagggcatctactgagaattccttctcattattgaagaactcATTGATTATATGATCATTTAATTCCtccagatcttcagaaatatcagttaactcacttagttctcttttcagttcacacaGGGTGTTCTTTGTCAGGGATAAAATTATTTCATAATGAGTTATCCTTTCCAAAGAGAACATGATTTAAGTTTCTAAATCATTTATTTtactgatgaaatccttcaccatagccctaaagttatATCATCTAGACAAATAGACAaaaaacagttagaggaagaacctttttcatcatttttagatTTCTCCCTTTTCTTTCTTGAGGTTTGGATCCCTTCACAAATATGCACATTAACTGCTTCTattgcatccctttttgtggttcCTCTAGTTAcaagagccatgaaactgtatctttcaaacaGAAAAagtgaagggcattttgatcacaaatgagTATAAATAACATACCGGATAAGTAAACccttgtttgagggtaaaaactgattctactgtttttggtaagtttgggtgtgttgatgagaaacgaattcaaaccctaaacaaatgcactgcacgagagtacttttatattcgagagatcaatctttgagactctggcctaaaccaagaaatggtcgttccagactcaaTTCGTTCACaaggtgaaggataagggttgatcttagggagggaagcgaagaaggtgtttgagatcagaatattTAATtatgaaagtgtggttgtttatgacttgtgtatcaaaaaatggtttctggctacttgtgttgataacacttgtgttccgtGCGTTGAAAATAGGTCGAAAACCTATTTATgcaagtcatttgagcgccacCCTGATCTCGTACGAAATGGAGAAGATTAAGTgctggagtagtggagttgtgtaagaggCGATGATCATTAGGTGGTCACATCTTCACCCACTACTTTCACCGTTGTTAATCGTccatcttttcctgacacgttctcgtagtggacgcgttgcacgccgcacgctgtaaaacgccagaccaatacccagtgagtgtcccccagtttgtgacatgtttgatgtctcgaataagtgggtcaagtcgtgggactttccGCGGAGAATAACATAtagtgctattaggttaaacaactaagttgtttatgaaacCGACATAAAATGTCGTATTTATTTGATGTATATGAAACATCACATTTAAACA
This portion of the Papaver somniferum cultivar HN1 chromosome 11, ASM357369v1, whole genome shotgun sequence genome encodes:
- the LOC113323224 gene encoding reticulon-like protein B12; amino-acid sequence: MDCKMNSSPDRLFGRQRTIHELLGAGFIADIILWRRQNLTSGLLLVTFAVWVVFEKSGYTLLSLVSSVLLLLVIIFFVWAKSASILNRPPPPLPELHISEEVMNEAAAIIRSRVNAFSSVSLDIALGKNSDLFFKVAGALLLLSIIGGWTDFLTLGYTSLFLVLTVPALYEKYENQIDRYAMIGCRSLQRLYMKLDMKCFSKIRELVLEIKKLD